Proteins encoded together in one Porites lutea chromosome 2, jaPorLute2.1, whole genome shotgun sequence window:
- the LOC140927737 gene encoding glyoxal reductase-like, with translation MPATNLRLLKKLLLQRFHLKIGLPVLQIKDLTRMAVDGEGLQSKVTLNDGYKMPLFGLGVFKALGDDGKGAVKFALQNGYRMIDTAALYGNEAEVGQAIKDSGLKREDIFVVTKLQSNAHGYNQCLEAFNLSLKKLDIDYVDLYLIHSPTPGENVNSYKAMLKLQEQGLIRSLGVSNFGVLHLEEMEKAGLPTPAVNQIELNPFWRLDDIVSHCRQKGIALMGYCPLFRGRKNNDPVLVEMASRYKKTVPQLLIRWSVQKHYITIPKSTQKDRIIENVDVFDFVITEEDMKVLDNMPTEQCASLPNITNAPWKG, from the exons ATGCCTGCCACAAATCTACGccttttgaaaaagcttttgcTACAAAGGTTTCACCTAAAAATTGGATTGCCAGTTTTACAAATAAAGGACCTTACAAGAATGGCCGTAGATGGAGAAGGCTTGCAGAGCAAAGTCACTTTAAACGATGGCTATAAAATGCCTCTCTTCGGTCTTGGAGTGTTCAAGGCTTTGGGTGATGATGGAAAAGGGGCGGTGAAGTTTGCTCTGCAGAACGGATACCGAATGATTGATACAGCTGCTCTCTACGG AAATGAAGCTGAAGTTGGACAAGCAATCAAAGACTCTGGATTAAAGAGAGAGGATATTTTTGTGGTAACAAAACTTCAGAGTAATGCTCATGGATATAACCAATGTCTTGAAGCTTTTAATTTAAGCCTAAAAAA GCTTGATATTGATTATGTCGACTTGTACCTCATCCATTCTCCTACTCCTGGGGAAAATGTTAATTCTTACAAAGCCATGTTAAAGCTTCAGGAGCAAGGGCTTATAAG GTCCCTTGGGGTTTCCAACTTTGGTGTTCTTCATTTAGAGGAGATGGAAAAGGCAGGACTTCCAACACcagctgtcaatcaaattgagcTCAATCCTTTTTGGCGATTAGATGACATTGTGAGTCATTGCAGACAAAAGGGAATTGCATTAATGGGCTACTGCCCACTTTTTCGTGGCAGGAAAAATAATGACCCAGTGTTGGTTGAAATGGCAAGTAG GTACAAGAAAACTGTTCCACAGCTTCTCATTCGTTGGAGTgtacaaaaacattatataactATTCCCAAGTCAACTCAAAAGGACAGAATTATTGAAAATGTAGACGTTTTTGACTTTGTCATTACTGAAGAAGATATGAAAGTTTTG GACAACATGCCCACTGAGCAGTGTGCTTCGCTGCCTAACATCACCAACGCACCATGGAAAGGCTAA
- the LOC140926625 gene encoding uncharacterized protein isoform X2: MPMLKTLALCSIFLICRRFATGVPLYQLDETDNIDLPADSADSNACKDDRDCSWIVKNVGEGEPLKKYCNTWKHKKAIQECRETCKLCQKAPSPIECDEPKDCVRIVDLTGGGENLKKYCDYWKDDSAVKECRKTCGFCNKPPSPTNKPETVKPATEKPTQKVTLKPTKKPTKTPKPTEPSGETPSGFQKACLEAHNDFRFFHGVPLLKWSAKLTSDAQAWADHLAASGKFQHDPTARGKDQGENLYYVTFQPLPKRLCAYGEQGDCLSCEEIVQAWYDEEVDYDYDTGKPKTLGAVILHFTQLIWKATNELGMATAVAGNRVVAVARYSPVGNWEGEFKENVPPPINVP, encoded by the exons ATGCCGATGCTTAAAACCCTCGCTCTTTGCTCTATTTTTTTGATCTGTCGACGATTTGCTACAGGAGTCCCTCTGTATCAGTTAGACGAAACTGACAATATAG ACTTGCCCGCAGACTCGGCAGACTCTAATG CCTGCAAAGATGATCGTGACTGTTCGTGGATCGTAAAGAATGTAGGGGAAGGAGAACCGCTTAAGAAGTATTGCAATACTTGGAAACACAAAAAGGCAATCCAAGAATGTCGAGAAACATGCAAACTTT GTCAGAAAGCTCCTAGTCCTATTG aatgCGACGAGCCCAAAGACTGTGTCAGAATTGTCGACCTAACAGGAGGTggggaaaacttaaaaaaatactgCGATTATTGGAAGGACGATTCGGCTGTCAAAGAGTGCAGGAAGACTTGCGGGTTTT GTAACAAGCCCCCATCGCCTACTAATAAGCCCGAAACGGTGAAGCCTGCGACCGAAAAACCCACGCAGAAAGTGACGCTGAAGCCGACAAAGAAGCCGACTAAAACACCAAAACCAACAGAGCCGTCTGGAGAAACGCCTTcag GTTTTCAGAAGGCTTGCTTAGAAGCACACAACGACTTCCGATTTTTTCACGGCGTTCCCTTGCTGAAGTGGTCGGCAAAGTTGACAAGCGACGCACAAGCCTGGGCAGATCACCTTGCGGCTAGTGGAAAGTTTCAACACGATCCAACCGCCCGAGGCAAGGACCAAGGCGAGAACCTATATTACGTCACTTTCCAACCTCTTCCCAAGAGATTGTGCGCGTATGGCGAGCAAGGAGATTGTCTGAGCTGTGAAGAGATTGTGCAGGCATGGTATGATGAGGAAGTCGATTATGACTACGATACTGGCAAACCTAAGACGCTGGGTGCAGTTATACTTCATTTTACTCAGCTTATCTGGAAGGCGACTAATGAGCTTGGCATGGCAACTGCTGTGGCTGGTAATAGGGTGGTAGCAGTTGCTAGATACTCGCCCGTGGGAAACTGGGAGGGAGAGTTCAAGGAAAATGTCCCACCGCCAATAAATGT TCCCTGA
- the LOC140926625 gene encoding uncharacterized protein isoform X1 produces MHHLFFIGSFLLCLARLFVAAPGSVFHAPRLPADALFEEENVVDLPADSADSNACKDDRDCSWIVKNVGEGEPLKKYCNTWKHKKAIQECRETCKLCQKAPSPIECDEPKDCVRIVDLTGGGENLKKYCDYWKDDSAVKECRKTCGFCNKPPSPTNKPETVKPATEKPTQKVTLKPTKKPTKTPKPTEPSGETPSGFQKACLEAHNDFRFFHGVPLLKWSAKLTSDAQAWADHLAASGKFQHDPTARGKDQGENLYYVTFQPLPKRLCAYGEQGDCLSCEEIVQAWYDEEVDYDYDTGKPKTLGAVILHFTQLIWKATNELGMATAVAGNRVVAVARYSPVGNWEGEFKENVPPPINVP; encoded by the exons ATGCACCACTTGTTTTTTATTGGCTCATTCCTACTGTGTCTCGCTCGCCTCTTTGTTGCCGCACCTGGAAGTGTATTTCACGCGCCCCGTTTACCTGCCGACGCATTATTCGAGGAAGAAAACGTTGTGG ACTTGCCCGCAGACTCGGCAGACTCTAATG CCTGCAAAGATGATCGTGACTGTTCGTGGATCGTAAAGAATGTAGGGGAAGGAGAACCGCTTAAGAAGTATTGCAATACTTGGAAACACAAAAAGGCAATCCAAGAATGTCGAGAAACATGCAAACTTT GTCAGAAAGCTCCTAGTCCTATTG aatgCGACGAGCCCAAAGACTGTGTCAGAATTGTCGACCTAACAGGAGGTggggaaaacttaaaaaaatactgCGATTATTGGAAGGACGATTCGGCTGTCAAAGAGTGCAGGAAGACTTGCGGGTTTT GTAACAAGCCCCCATCGCCTACTAATAAGCCCGAAACGGTGAAGCCTGCGACCGAAAAACCCACGCAGAAAGTGACGCTGAAGCCGACAAAGAAGCCGACTAAAACACCAAAACCAACAGAGCCGTCTGGAGAAACGCCTTcag GTTTTCAGAAGGCTTGCTTAGAAGCACACAACGACTTCCGATTTTTTCACGGCGTTCCCTTGCTGAAGTGGTCGGCAAAGTTGACAAGCGACGCACAAGCCTGGGCAGATCACCTTGCGGCTAGTGGAAAGTTTCAACACGATCCAACCGCCCGAGGCAAGGACCAAGGCGAGAACCTATATTACGTCACTTTCCAACCTCTTCCCAAGAGATTGTGCGCGTATGGCGAGCAAGGAGATTGTCTGAGCTGTGAAGAGATTGTGCAGGCATGGTATGATGAGGAAGTCGATTATGACTACGATACTGGCAAACCTAAGACGCTGGGTGCAGTTATACTTCATTTTACTCAGCTTATCTGGAAGGCGACTAATGAGCTTGGCATGGCAACTGCTGTGGCTGGTAATAGGGTGGTAGCAGTTGCTAGATACTCGCCCGTGGGAAACTGGGAGGGAGAGTTCAAGGAAAATGTCCCACCGCCAATAAATGT TCCCTGA